One part of the Coleofasciculus chthonoplastes PCC 7420 genome encodes these proteins:
- a CDS encoding dynamin family protein — protein MNSSVNQQQYEYFQEKRKIIESLIEKQLVLFSSLNMTGWKDTLHSLQERVLADNFKVLVLGEFKRGKSTFINALLGDEILPAYAKPCTAIINEVKWGEFPRALLHYEQSKDGSQLPPKPVSIKEIEQYVVIQDGLNEKEAIHSNPYEKIELFWPLVLCRNGVEIIDSPGLNENEIRQKITTDYLSRVDAILFVLSCEALASSSELNFIDNTLRSTGHEDIFFICNRFNMIRRKERESIKDYAFAKLAPRTQRGSDRVFFIDSLDALEGRLDGDEQRVASSGISQVEGELAKFLTTEKGRVKLLRPAMELRGGIREARRLIPEREALLRTDLNTLERRYAEAQEPLRQLEIQRQQIVTRIYNFLEDTKLSVKDQAISFYRELTDQKIPEWANNYTIQQPVEFFKLEFMTKQIERVVTEVTEYLSAQIEGELANWQRSQLQPLITRRLESLMTELDAKAQDFVRKLDDLRLQVSGTSVSTTDVESGKKVSAIERLLAAAGGYIIGGLGSAALGAVFGYEEMLKSILPQLAIGIATVVLVGFNPWVLIPAMMAGGMIQGMFKMKSTNEKIKKVVVQEYVNQIRQSSYQQSDEIANAVIAQLNEVKDTVDLGLGKEIQSVRDQVESVFTEKQKGQANVDQKLQQLQSIYQELNLVESQLDELINSLII, from the coding sequence ATGAATAGTTCAGTTAACCAGCAGCAATACGAATATTTTCAGGAAAAGCGCAAAATCATTGAATCTCTAATAGAGAAGCAATTAGTGCTTTTCAGTTCTCTCAACATGACGGGCTGGAAGGATACACTTCATTCGTTACAAGAACGAGTTCTTGCTGATAATTTTAAGGTGCTAGTACTGGGAGAATTTAAACGCGGTAAGAGTACCTTTATTAATGCTCTACTTGGAGATGAAATTTTGCCAGCTTATGCTAAACCTTGCACGGCAATTATTAACGAAGTTAAATGGGGAGAATTTCCAAGAGCTTTACTTCACTATGAGCAGTCTAAAGATGGTTCACAGCTTCCGCCTAAACCCGTTTCTATAAAAGAAATTGAGCAGTATGTCGTGATTCAAGACGGTCTGAATGAAAAAGAAGCTATTCATAGTAATCCTTATGAAAAAATTGAGCTATTTTGGCCTCTAGTTCTCTGTCGAAATGGGGTAGAAATTATTGACTCTCCAGGTCTTAATGAAAATGAGATTCGTCAAAAAATTACGACGGATTATTTGTCCAGAGTTGATGCCATCCTTTTTGTCCTTTCCTGTGAAGCCCTAGCCTCGTCGTCTGAACTGAATTTTATTGACAATACCTTAAGAAGTACAGGACATGAGGACATCTTTTTCATTTGCAATCGGTTCAATATGATTCGGCGCAAGGAACGAGAAAGTATCAAAGACTATGCGTTTGCTAAGTTAGCACCACGTACCCAACGGGGTTCTGATAGAGTATTTTTCATTGATTCTCTTGATGCTCTAGAAGGACGTCTTGATGGTGATGAACAACGAGTTGCAAGCTCAGGTATATCCCAAGTCGAGGGCGAACTAGCCAAATTTTTAACTACCGAAAAAGGAAGAGTAAAGCTACTACGACCAGCAATGGAACTGAGAGGAGGAATTCGCGAGGCACGGCGACTAATTCCTGAACGAGAAGCTTTACTAAGAACAGATCTCAATACTCTTGAAAGGCGGTATGCGGAAGCTCAGGAACCACTAAGACAACTAGAAATTCAACGGCAGCAAATTGTTACCCGAATCTATAATTTTCTGGAAGACACGAAGCTCTCTGTTAAAGACCAAGCTATAAGTTTCTATCGTGAACTGACTGACCAAAAAATTCCCGAGTGGGCTAATAACTATACTATTCAACAGCCAGTGGAGTTTTTCAAACTAGAGTTTATGACCAAGCAGATAGAAAGGGTAGTTACGGAAGTAACAGAATATCTTTCTGCTCAAATCGAAGGGGAATTAGCCAATTGGCAACGCTCACAGCTACAACCCTTAATCACTCGCCGCCTAGAAAGTCTCATGACTGAACTCGATGCCAAGGCGCAGGACTTTGTTCGTAAACTGGACGATTTGCGCTTACAGGTTAGCGGAACTTCTGTATCCACCACAGACGTTGAGTCGGGAAAGAAGGTTTCTGCTATCGAGCGACTGCTAGCTGCTGCTGGTGGATACATCATTGGTGGTTTGGGTTCAGCCGCCCTCGGAGCTGTCTTTGGCTATGAGGAGATGCTCAAAAGTATCTTGCCACAACTAGCAATCGGTATTGCAACTGTCGTGCTAGTTGGTTTCAATCCTTGGGTACTCATTCCGGCGATGATGGCAGGCGGTATGATTCAAGGTATGTTCAAGATGAAATCAACTAACGAGAAAATTAAAAAAGTAGTTGTTCAAGAATATGTAAATCAAATCCGCCAATCAAGCTACCAACAATCTGATGAGATTGCTAATGCAGTTATTGCCCAGCTCAATGAAGTCAAAGATACTGTAGATCTGGGACTCGGCAAGGAAATCCAAAGCGTTCGAGACCAAGTGGAATCAGTCTTTACTGAAAAGCAAAAAGGACAGGCAAATGTAGATCAAAAATTACAACAGTTGCAGTCAATTTATCAAGAATTAAATTTAGTGGAGAGTCAGCTAGATGAACTGATTAATAGCTTGATTATCTAG
- a CDS encoding GUN4 domain-containing protein, with product MKLSGKQYEELQKVLESAFHTPSELERMVRFKLDENLHTIASNGNLSEIIFQLIAWAESKERVPELIKKACEAKPGNLDLKNFAERLVRIESEVKLCSEREIDYTRLRGWLEAKMWKEADQETERVMLKAASRGKKGWLDLESINKFPCQDLRTIDQLWVKYSKGHFGFSVQKCIWESVGGTPDSNWETYCLFGERVGWRLKGDDNEIRWLFYPDLTFKHSAPAGHLPCGSSIPLWRRFHSRGNCWLITLFLRVASCNL from the coding sequence ATGAAACTAAGTGGTAAACAATACGAAGAGTTACAAAAAGTCCTTGAGAGCGCTTTCCACACGCCTTCTGAATTGGAGCGGATGGTTCGCTTTAAGTTAGACGAAAATTTACATACTATCGCCAGCAATGGTAATTTATCTGAGATAATCTTTCAGTTAATAGCTTGGGCAGAATCTAAAGAGAGAGTACCAGAACTGATCAAAAAAGCCTGTGAAGCAAAACCTGGCAACCTGGATTTAAAAAATTTTGCCGAGCGATTGGTACGGATTGAGTCTGAAGTTAAGCTGTGTTCTGAGCGGGAGATAGATTACACTAGACTGCGTGGCTGGCTAGAAGCAAAGATGTGGAAAGAAGCTGACCAAGAAACAGAAAGAGTTATGCTCAAAGCTGCCAGTCGAGGAAAGAAAGGTTGGCTTGACCTAGAATCCATCAATAAATTCCCATGTCAAGACCTGCGTACCATCGACCAGCTTTGGGTAAAATACTCCAAAGGACACTTTGGTTTTAGTGTACAGAAGTGTATTTGGGAAAGTGTAGGGGGAACCCCAGACTCCAACTGGGAAACCTATTGCCTCTTTGGTGAGCGTGTTGGATGGCGCTTGAAAGGAGACGATAATGAAATCAGATGGTTGTTCTACCCTGACCTCACATTCAAGCATTCTGCTCCGGCAGGGCATCTTCCTTGTGGGTCTTCAATTCCCCTTTGGCGTCGATTCCATTCTAGGGGCAACTGTTGGCTGATAACCCTTTTCTTGCGCGTTGCAAGTTGCAACCTTTAG
- a CDS encoding dynamin family protein — MTIDRDLLSQLSVRSIPEPMGVEALIRGIHRSPGLREWVTLESVALAPVPVKRGKRWRILTLLAVPIQLENRSAGLNPPWGAIEWVWPEQVVAQTINLLWYEETAALRQSGVITASPADTNVTLGIPEQTRRENALFLVLDQFLSSNPNQQAHLSSLAPHYAGLLPEEVYPYYWALIPTSKQWLRPDVSAFVLTYSQSSSESLTQNQKAEVSVPAKLVVEEPSFQESITPLLELTPPTDLTKQVESWLHQGLMLAEARELQEVVTDLQALDSRLRLPGFRLAFVGEFSRGKSTLINRLLEQPLLPVGNLPTTATLISIVPGLEDSMEVRFPQRLPEVRPLQEDSWQDLLIPEATAKNQDVLAQVRLTLNNPWLQKIDVELIDTPGAGDLTSRRAAQVFSLLSQCDAAVMLVSGTLPLSLTEVAFLEQEVIGRNVPRVLVVVSKLDTISEEERISVLADIRERVARVSAKIPVLPLHPVDKARSEARALEAVQTQIEMMVVKGERRVWRSRQVAGQLVQRLKQLIEIGKAKIAIAQMGIAEKEKASQQAQAAMQEAQLGWEQIRLNLEQRRLQCYKNLQSRIVSAKTDLLELLTFELKKTPNPKTWWEQDFPFRLRRELVVLSRKLENLLMKVLAQDIEWLQEEVSRNFPTQSYRTTVDASATQEILPSFRDLSLADVRQYRLLTRIGSSAAMIGSYVLGGPIGIVTSTVVWILGEQIINKEVEEQRNLLTQELRCVIDKAIDEYCRGIGESLRQLYNQLSEETKQEQIVWQQSKTLAIQTNGVHQDEQVWEQMINDAFNLKTEIIQALKK; from the coding sequence ATGACGATTGATAGAGATTTACTAAGCCAACTTTCGGTTCGATCAATCCCAGAACCTATGGGAGTTGAAGCTTTAATCCGTGGCATTCATCGTAGCCCTGGTTTACGAGAGTGGGTCACATTGGAATCAGTAGCGCTAGCGCCAGTACCAGTGAAGCGTGGGAAGCGTTGGCGAATTCTCACTTTATTGGCAGTTCCTATACAGCTTGAGAATAGGTCAGCAGGGTTAAATCCTCCTTGGGGAGCGATAGAATGGGTTTGGCCAGAGCAAGTAGTGGCTCAAACAATTAACTTACTCTGGTATGAAGAAACAGCGGCATTACGACAGTCTGGAGTCATTACTGCTAGTCCGGCTGATACTAATGTCACATTGGGGATACCAGAGCAGACTCGTCGTGAAAATGCTCTATTCCTAGTACTCGATCAGTTTCTCTCATCAAATCCCAACCAGCAAGCTCATCTTTCTAGTCTAGCTCCACACTATGCCGGACTTCTGCCAGAGGAAGTCTATCCCTATTACTGGGCTTTGATTCCTACCAGTAAACAATGGTTGCGCCCTGATGTGTCAGCTTTTGTATTGACTTATTCTCAGTCGAGTAGTGAGTCATTGACACAAAACCAGAAGGCAGAGGTTTCAGTCCCTGCTAAATTAGTAGTGGAAGAACCATCTTTCCAGGAGTCCATCACCCCACTTCTGGAATTAACCCCTCCCACTGATTTAACTAAACAGGTAGAGTCTTGGCTCCACCAAGGTCTGATGCTAGCGGAAGCCCGAGAACTGCAAGAGGTTGTTACTGATCTTCAAGCTTTGGATAGTCGGCTACGTTTGCCTGGTTTCCGACTGGCGTTCGTTGGCGAATTCAGCCGTGGTAAAAGCACTTTGATTAACCGTCTGTTGGAGCAGCCACTCCTACCAGTTGGCAACTTGCCTACAACTGCTACTCTCATCTCAATTGTGCCAGGGTTAGAAGACAGTATGGAAGTGCGTTTTCCTCAAAGGCTCCCGGAGGTGCGACCCCTACAGGAAGACTCATGGCAGGACTTGCTGATTCCTGAGGCAACAGCTAAAAATCAAGATGTCTTGGCGCAAGTGCGGCTGACTTTGAATAACCCGTGGTTGCAAAAGATTGATGTTGAGTTGATTGACACACCAGGAGCGGGAGACCTTACTAGTCGTCGTGCAGCTCAAGTATTTAGTTTGCTCAGTCAGTGTGACGCAGCGGTAATGTTGGTCAGTGGCACTCTGCCTCTCAGTCTGACGGAAGTGGCTTTTCTAGAGCAAGAGGTGATTGGGCGTAATGTGCCTCGTGTTCTAGTTGTTGTTTCTAAACTCGATACTATCTCTGAGGAGGAAAGAATCAGTGTCCTTGCAGATATTCGCGAACGGGTTGCCCGAGTCTCGGCAAAAATTCCCGTTTTGCCCTTGCATCCAGTTGATAAGGCGAGATCAGAGGCACGGGCATTGGAAGCTGTACAAACTCAAATTGAAATGATGGTGGTTAAAGGAGAGCGCAGGGTTTGGCGTAGCCGACAAGTAGCTGGTCAACTGGTGCAGCGTCTTAAGCAATTGATAGAAATTGGAAAAGCAAAGATTGCTATTGCTCAAATGGGTATTGCCGAAAAAGAGAAGGCTTCACAGCAGGCACAAGCAGCAATGCAGGAGGCTCAATTGGGTTGGGAGCAAATTCGGCTAAACCTAGAGCAGCGACGCCTACAGTGCTACAAAAACCTACAATCAAGAATTGTCAGTGCTAAAACAGATTTATTGGAGCTTCTCACCTTTGAACTAAAAAAGACACCCAATCCAAAAACTTGGTGGGAGCAAGACTTTCCTTTCCGTCTTCGGCGAGAATTAGTTGTTCTTAGTCGAAAACTAGAAAATTTACTGATGAAAGTGCTTGCTCAAGACATAGAGTGGCTTCAAGAGGAGGTATCAAGAAATTTCCCTACTCAAAGCTATCGAACCACTGTTGATGCTTCAGCGACCCAAGAAATTTTGCCTAGTTTTCGAGATTTATCCCTGGCCGATGTACGACAGTATCGATTATTGACAAGAATTGGTAGCAGTGCTGCAATGATTGGCAGCTATGTTCTCGGTGGACCTATTGGCATCGTTACCAGTACTGTAGTCTGGATTTTAGGAGAACAAATCATTAATAAAGAAGTTGAGGAACAAAGGAATTTGTTAACTCAAGAACTGCGATGTGTTATTGATAAAGCTATTGATGAATACTGTCGAGGCATTGGCGAATCTCTGCGCCAGTTATATAACCAACTTTCTGAAGAGACCAAACAAGAGCAAATAGTGTGGCAGCAGTCCAAAACTCTGGCAATTCAAACTAACGGAGTTCATCAGGATGAACAAGTGTGGGAGCAGATGATTAACGATGCTTTTAACCTGAAAACTGAGATTATCCAAGCCTTGAAAAAATAA